A stretch of the Filimonas lacunae genome encodes the following:
- a CDS encoding efflux RND transporter periplasmic adaptor subunit: MDTLLKARLYRQAWPVIAVMAAISLSGCSSGTANTNYAPPPQELPVLPISNTSATTFQEFSATIEGTVNVELRPQVDGYLEKIYVDEGAYVTKGAPLFKINDRSYNENVNNSQATIQAAKANVDKALIEVNRLQPLVQNNVISDVQLKAAQAAYDAAKANLAQAQAGANSAGINLGYTLITAPVSGYIGRIPFKTGSLVGRGEAQPLTVISEIKNVYAYFSMSENDFLQFTTQATGKTVTEKIHALPAVELELADKSIYAAKGKIELMEGQFDKNMGTITFRAVFPNEAGILRSGNTGKIRIPHNNSNIMAVPQQATYELQDKVYVFALADSNKVVSKLINVTGRTSAYYLVDKGIQPGEKIVFTGLDRLRDGAVIVPHVLPADSVLKAMPL, translated from the coding sequence ATGGACACTCTATTAAAAGCTCGTCTTTATAGGCAGGCCTGGCCGGTTATTGCAGTAATGGCTGCTATATCCTTGTCTGGCTGCAGCTCTGGTACTGCCAATACCAATTACGCACCACCACCACAGGAATTACCTGTATTACCTATCAGCAACACATCTGCCACAACTTTCCAGGAATTTTCTGCCACTATCGAAGGCACAGTGAATGTAGAGTTAAGACCACAGGTAGATGGTTACCTGGAAAAGATTTATGTAGATGAAGGGGCGTATGTAACCAAAGGCGCTCCGCTGTTTAAAATTAACGACAGAAGCTATAACGAAAACGTTAATAATTCACAAGCTACTATACAGGCTGCAAAAGCCAATGTAGATAAGGCTTTGATTGAAGTAAACCGTTTACAGCCACTGGTACAGAATAATGTAATTTCTGATGTACAGCTGAAAGCGGCACAGGCTGCTTACGATGCTGCTAAGGCCAACCTGGCACAGGCTCAGGCGGGTGCTAACAGCGCTGGCATTAACCTGGGATACACTCTGATCACTGCACCGGTAAGTGGTTACATTGGTCGAATTCCATTTAAAACAGGAAGTCTGGTAGGCAGGGGCGAAGCGCAACCGCTTACTGTAATCTCTGAGATCAAAAATGTATATGCTTACTTCTCTATGAGTGAGAACGATTTTTTACAGTTTACCACTCAGGCTACCGGTAAAACAGTAACAGAGAAAATTCATGCACTGCCTGCTGTGGAGCTGGAGCTGGCTGATAAAAGCATATATGCTGCTAAAGGTAAGATTGAGTTGATGGAAGGCCAGTTTGATAAAAACATGGGTACCATTACTTTCCGTGCCGTGTTCCCTAACGAAGCAGGTATACTGCGTTCTGGTAACACCGGTAAAATACGCATACCACATAACAACAGCAATATTATGGCTGTGCCGCAACAGGCTACTTACGAACTACAGGATAAAGTATATGTATTTGCATTAGCTGATTCCAACAAAGTAGTAAGCAAGCTGATCAATGTCACCGGAAGAACTTCTGCCTATTACCTGGTAGACAAAGGCATACAGCCAGGTGAGAAAATTGTGTTTACAGGCCTGGATCGTTTACGTGATGGTGCTGTGATTGTACCGCATGTATTACCGGCAGACAGCGTGCTGAAGGCGATGCCTTTATAG
- a CDS encoding TetR/AcrR family transcriptional regulator, whose product MGVKERKLRQKEEVRCQIVSAAWGIVKDEGWNSLSMRKIADKIEYSAPIIYGHFENKEALLLEFTRQGHIRLLELVKESKEKHTDPALQLEAMWMAYWDFAFSNLEYYQLMFGVEMGCCEWQNNEIPEVGEGRLLINEVLETLIKSSKHPEADPCLKFYSLWSIVHGLISINITRKMYDEDSYREGGHGDLNQAVLKDAISGIISRIKE is encoded by the coding sequence ATGGGAGTCAAAGAAAGAAAACTCAGGCAGAAGGAAGAGGTGCGGTGTCAGATAGTCTCTGCGGCCTGGGGTATTGTGAAGGATGAAGGATGGAATTCCCTGAGTATGCGTAAGATAGCTGACAAAATAGAGTATTCCGCCCCCATTATTTACGGGCATTTTGAAAATAAGGAGGCGCTTTTACTGGAATTTACGCGTCAGGGACATATAAGATTGCTGGAACTGGTAAAGGAATCCAAAGAAAAACATACCGATCCGGCCTTACAGCTGGAAGCGATGTGGATGGCCTACTGGGATTTTGCTTTTAGTAACCTGGAATATTACCAGTTGATGTTTGGAGTGGAAATGGGATGTTGTGAATGGCAGAACAATGAAATTCCGGAAGTTGGTGAGGGGAGGTTACTAATCAATGAAGTGCTGGAAACTCTCATCAAAAGCAGTAAACATCCCGAAGCAGATCCTTGTTTGAAGTTCTATAGTTTATGGTCAATCGTACACGGGCTTATTTCTATCAACATCACCCGTAAAATGTATGATGAAGATTCTTACCGGGAAGGAGGACATGGCGATTTAAACCAGGCAGTTTTAAAAGATGCCATCAGCGGCATTATCAGCCGGATTAAAGAATAA
- a CDS encoding S9 family peptidase, whose translation MKYVLITGLLLSSLAGLAQDKLTPELLWKLGRVNAQGLTKDKKYIVYSVGTPDVLANKTNRKTYKIPVNGGTAVAITNADSLLENNRVSPDGGHIISSDGVKLEKVYGSDLYPELAQSKVQVYDGLNYRHWDTWEDGKFDHVFVANAANGKAAGEAKDIMAGELFDCPQKPFGGDEDFIWSPDSKKIIYVTKKQVGTAYAVSTNTDLFEYDLATGTTKNLTESNLGYDVNPAFNTAGTLAWLSMKRDGYESDKQDLVVLNNGSRTNLTAQRDDIHVESFQWSTDNRNLFFIAPINGTLQLFVVDNPGMLMKMPDIKQITSGDFDISSIVAQVGNKLIVTRTDINHAAELYVVDITNGKQTQLSHVNDEAYSKLGMCKTERRFVTTTDNEKMLVWVVYPPNFDPAKKYPTLLYCQGGPQSALTQFYSFRWNFQLMASQGYIVVAPNRRGMPGHGTKWNEQVSKDWGGQVMFDYLSAIDDVAKEPFVDKSRLGCVGASFGGFSVFRLAGMHNNRFKTFISHDGVFDFRSMYGTTDEMFFENWEKGGPYWDSTNAVALRSFSQSPSNFVNKWNTPIMIIQGGKDYRVSIEQGQQAFQAAQLKGIKSRFLYFPDENHWVLNMQNAIVWQREFYKWLKETL comes from the coding sequence ATGAAATATGTTCTTATTACAGGGCTGTTATTGTCGTCCCTGGCGGGCCTGGCACAGGATAAGTTAACACCGGAGTTGTTGTGGAAGTTGGGGCGTGTGAATGCACAGGGGTTAACGAAAGACAAAAAATACATAGTATATAGTGTTGGTACGCCTGATGTGCTGGCCAACAAAACCAACAGAAAAACATATAAAATACCTGTTAACGGTGGCACAGCCGTTGCAATTACCAATGCCGATTCGTTATTGGAAAACAACCGTGTTTCTCCTGATGGTGGCCACATCATCAGCAGTGATGGCGTAAAGCTGGAAAAGGTCTATGGCAGTGATTTATATCCTGAATTAGCCCAAAGCAAAGTGCAGGTATATGATGGACTGAACTACCGCCATTGGGATACCTGGGAAGACGGAAAGTTTGACCACGTGTTTGTAGCGAATGCTGCCAATGGCAAAGCTGCTGGTGAAGCAAAAGATATTATGGCTGGTGAGCTGTTTGATTGCCCTCAGAAACCTTTTGGCGGCGACGAAGATTTTATCTGGAGCCCTGACAGCAAAAAGATTATTTATGTTACCAAAAAGCAGGTTGGTACAGCCTACGCAGTAAGCACCAACACCGATTTATTTGAATACGATCTGGCCACCGGTACTACTAAAAACCTGACTGAAAGCAACCTGGGTTACGATGTAAACCCTGCCTTCAATACCGCCGGCACCTTAGCCTGGTTAAGCATGAAGCGTGATGGTTACGAAAGCGATAAGCAAGACCTGGTAGTACTGAACAATGGCAGCCGTACCAATCTTACTGCACAGCGGGATGATATTCATGTAGAAAGCTTTCAATGGAGCACGGATAACAGAAACCTGTTTTTCATTGCCCCTATCAACGGCACCCTGCAACTATTTGTAGTAGACAACCCGGGCATGCTGATGAAAATGCCTGATATTAAGCAAATCACCAGCGGCGATTTTGATATCAGCAGCATTGTGGCACAGGTGGGTAATAAATTGATTGTAACCCGCACCGATATTAACCATGCAGCTGAACTGTATGTAGTAGATATTACCAACGGCAAGCAAACCCAGTTAAGCCATGTAAATGACGAAGCTTACAGCAAATTAGGCATGTGCAAAACGGAAAGAAGGTTTGTTACCACTACCGATAACGAGAAAATGCTGGTATGGGTAGTATATCCTCCTAATTTCGATCCGGCTAAAAAATATCCTACTTTATTGTATTGTCAGGGTGGCCCTCAATCGGCTTTAACCCAATTCTACTCTTTCCGCTGGAACTTTCAGCTGATGGCATCACAGGGTTACATTGTAGTAGCTCCTAACCGCAGAGGCATGCCAGGCCATGGTACCAAATGGAACGAGCAAGTGAGTAAAGACTGGGGTGGACAGGTAATGTTCGACTACCTGAGCGCTATTGACGACGTAGCCAAAGAGCCGTTTGTTGACAAAAGCCGTTTAGGTTGTGTAGGCGCCAGCTTTGGTGGCTTTTCTGTATTCCGTTTAGCAGGTATGCACAACAACCGTTTCAAAACCTTCATCAGCCACGATGGCGTATTCGATTTCAGAAGCATGTACGGTACTACTGATGAAATGTTCTTTGAAAACTGGGAAAAAGGTGGCCCTTACTGGGATAGCACCAACGCTGTGGCACTACGCTCGTTCAGCCAAAGCCCCAGCAACTTTGTGAATAAATGGAATACACCTATTATGATTATCCAGGGTGGCAAAGACTATCGTGTATCTATTGAACAAGGTCAGCAGGCATTCCAGGCTGCACAGCTGAAAGGCATTAAAAGCCGTTTCCTGTATTTCCCTGACGAAAACCATTGGGTATTAAATATGCAGAACGCCATTGTATGGCAACGCGAGTTTTACAAGTGGTTGAAGGAAACATTGTAA
- a CDS encoding YggS family pyridoxal phosphate-dependent enzyme, with translation MAVNEEVYKEITDELYASKVTLVAVSKTKPAEDIQALYNLGQRDFGENYVQEITEKQPELPADIRWHFIGHLQSNKVKYIAPFVYLIHGVDSEKLLQEINKQAAKNNRVIHCLLQIHIAQEETKFGLDAEELQQLLTSIVSYPEQWSHIHIDGLMGMASFSYDAQKVRGEFQYIHQLFQQHQALSTSNCQLQTLSMGMSGDYKMAVEEGSTMVRIGSLLFGKREYNK, from the coding sequence ATGGCTGTTAACGAAGAAGTGTATAAGGAGATTACAGATGAATTGTATGCCAGCAAGGTGACATTGGTAGCGGTGAGCAAAACCAAACCGGCCGAAGATATTCAGGCTTTATACAATCTGGGACAGCGCGATTTTGGCGAAAACTATGTACAGGAAATTACCGAAAAGCAACCAGAGTTGCCGGCAGATATCCGCTGGCATTTTATTGGTCATCTGCAATCAAATAAAGTAAAATACATAGCTCCGTTTGTGTATCTGATTCATGGCGTAGACAGCGAAAAACTGCTACAGGAAATAAACAAACAGGCGGCTAAAAACAATAGGGTGATACATTGTTTGCTACAGATACATATAGCTCAGGAAGAAACTAAATTTGGCCTGGATGCGGAGGAATTGCAACAATTGCTTACCAGCATTGTTTCCTATCCGGAACAATGGTCGCATATTCATATAGATGGCCTGATGGGGATGGCTTCTTTTAGCTATGATGCTCAAAAAGTAAGAGGGGAGTTTCAATACATACATCAACTCTTTCAGCAGCATCAAGCGCTTTCAACTTCCAATTGCCAGCTCCAGACTTTATCTATGGGCATGAGTGGTGATTATAAAATGGCAGTAGAGGAAGGCAGCACGATGGTGCGTATAGGTAGCTTACTGTTTGGCAAAAGAGAATATAATAAGTGA
- a CDS encoding acyl-CoA dehydrogenase family protein: MDFQFNEEHLMIQKAARDFAQNECLPGVIERDEKQQFPKEQILKLADLGFMGMMVSPDYGGAGMDTISYVLAMEEISKVDASVSVCMSVNNSLVCWGLEAYGNEEQKQQYLTHLARGKKDGELHIGAFLLSEPEAGSDATSQRTTAEDKGDYYLLNGTKNWITNGSSASVYLVIAQTDVAKGSHGINAFIVEKSWPGVTVAGKENKMGIRGSDTHSILFNDVKVPKSNRIGEDGFGFKFAMKTLAGGRIGIASQALGIASGAYELSVKYAKERKAFGKEIMQHQAIQFKLADMATRIEAARLLCLKAAYEKDQHVDYTLSGSMAKVFASEAAMWVATEAVQVHGGYGFVKEYHVERMMRDAKITQIYEGTSEVQRIVISRSILK, translated from the coding sequence ATGGATTTTCAATTCAATGAAGAGCATTTGATGATTCAGAAAGCAGCGCGGGATTTTGCGCAAAACGAATGCTTGCCAGGTGTTATAGAACGGGACGAAAAACAACAGTTTCCTAAAGAACAGATTCTAAAACTGGCCGATTTAGGCTTTATGGGTATGATGGTGAGCCCCGATTATGGCGGGGCGGGTATGGATACCATCAGTTATGTGCTGGCTATGGAAGAAATCAGTAAGGTGGATGCCAGCGTAAGTGTATGTATGAGTGTGAATAACAGCCTGGTATGCTGGGGGCTGGAAGCCTATGGCAATGAAGAGCAGAAACAACAATATTTAACGCACCTGGCGCGTGGCAAAAAAGATGGCGAATTGCATATCGGGGCTTTTTTGCTCAGCGAGCCGGAAGCGGGAAGCGATGCTACCTCGCAACGTACCACAGCAGAAGACAAAGGCGATTACTACCTGCTGAATGGAACCAAAAACTGGATTACCAATGGCTCTTCTGCCAGTGTTTACCTGGTAATTGCGCAAACCGATGTTGCTAAAGGTTCACATGGCATTAATGCGTTTATTGTAGAAAAAAGCTGGCCAGGGGTAACGGTAGCCGGAAAAGAAAATAAAATGGGTATTCGCGGTAGTGACACCCACAGCATATTATTTAATGATGTAAAAGTGCCTAAATCCAATCGCATAGGCGAGGATGGTTTCGGGTTCAAATTTGCCATGAAAACCCTGGCGGGTGGACGTATAGGTATTGCTTCACAGGCGTTAGGCATTGCCAGCGGCGCTTATGAGCTATCTGTAAAATATGCCAAAGAGCGTAAGGCTTTTGGTAAAGAAATTATGCAGCACCAGGCTATACAGTTTAAACTGGCCGATATGGCTACCCGTATAGAAGCGGCCCGGCTGTTATGCCTGAAAGCAGCTTACGAAAAAGACCAGCATGTTGATTATACTTTAAGCGGGTCTATGGCCAAGGTATTTGCTTCTGAAGCAGCTATGTGGGTGGCTACAGAAGCGGTGCAGGTGCATGGCGGCTATGGTTTTGTAAAAGAATACCATGTAGAGCGTATGATGCGGGATGCTAAAATTACCCAGATTTACGAAGGCACAAGTGAGGTACAACGTATTGTAATCAGCAGAAGTATATTGAAGTAA
- a CDS encoding agmatine deiminase family protein yields MKTNMQQTPKELGYYFPAEFAPHKATWLSWPHKEASWPGKLDSIYPNYSRFVYYLALSEMVCINVANAAMQQSATEHLEKAGVDMNKVQFFLHPTNDAWCRDHGPAFLINPTAEQKKVIVDWGYNAWGGKYPPFDLDDVIPTSIANAYNIPVFHPGIVMEGGSVEFNGKGTVLTSTCCLLNPNRNPHLNQQQIEEYLYNYYGQEQVLWVPEGIVGDDTDGHIDDTIRFVNEDTVLTVVEDKKEDENYELLQQNLVALNSMRLLNGKQLNIIELPMPDAVEYDGQRLPASYANFYISNKHVIVPTYRCNKDDKALEIIAGCFPGRETVGIDSTDIIWGLGSFHCLSQQEPLV; encoded by the coding sequence ATGAAGACTAATATGCAGCAAACTCCTAAAGAACTCGGGTACTATTTCCCGGCAGAATTTGCACCTCATAAAGCCACCTGGTTAAGCTGGCCACACAAAGAAGCCAGCTGGCCCGGTAAACTGGATAGCATTTATCCTAACTACAGCCGTTTTGTATATTACCTGGCATTAAGCGAGATGGTATGCATTAACGTAGCCAACGCTGCCATGCAGCAAAGTGCTACAGAGCATTTGGAGAAAGCAGGTGTGGACATGAATAAGGTGCAGTTTTTCCTGCATCCTACCAATGACGCCTGGTGTCGCGATCATGGTCCGGCTTTCCTCATCAATCCTACAGCGGAGCAAAAAAAGGTAATTGTAGATTGGGGTTATAATGCCTGGGGTGGCAAATACCCTCCCTTCGATCTGGATGATGTAATTCCTACTTCTATTGCCAACGCTTACAATATCCCGGTATTTCATCCCGGTATTGTAATGGAAGGCGGTTCTGTAGAGTTTAATGGCAAAGGCACGGTATTAACTTCTACCTGCTGCCTGTTAAATCCTAACAGAAACCCGCATCTGAATCAGCAACAGATTGAAGAATACCTGTATAATTATTACGGTCAGGAGCAGGTATTGTGGGTGCCGGAAGGTATTGTAGGTGATGATACCGACGGGCATATTGATGATACTATCCGTTTTGTAAATGAAGACACGGTATTGACCGTAGTGGAAGACAAAAAGGAAGATGAAAACTACGAACTGCTGCAGCAAAACCTGGTTGCCTTAAACAGCATGCGTTTACTCAATGGCAAGCAATTGAACATTATCGAATTGCCCATGCCGGATGCAGTAGAGTACGACGGCCAGCGTTTACCAGCTTCTTATGCTAATTTCTACATTAGTAATAAGCACGTAATTGTGCCTACTTACCGTTGCAATAAAGATGATAAAGCATTGGAAATCATTGCCGGCTGCTTCCCGGGCCGGGAAACGGTGGGTATCGATTCCACAGATATTATCTGGGGACTGGGCAGCTTTCATTGCTTAAGTCAGCAGGAGCCATTGGTATAA
- a CDS encoding carbon-nitrogen hydrolase codes for MSKVKVGLVQTTCTANKQENLDKAIVKIREAAAKGAQIVCLQELFTSLYFCDVEDYDNFKLAEAIPGESTDALSKVAAELGVVIIASLFEKRAQGLYHNTTAVLDADGKYLGKYRKMHIPDDPAYYEKFYFTPGDLGYKVFKTKFATIGVLICWDQWYPEASRITALMGAEILFYPTAIGWATSQDEATNVEQYNAWQTIQRSHAVANGVHVVSVNRVGFEQDGLMKFWGGSFVANPFGSIMYQASHDQEEVVVQEVDIAQTDRYRTHWPFMRDRRIDSYQPITKRFIDED; via the coding sequence ATGTCAAAGGTGAAAGTAGGATTGGTGCAAACGACCTGCACCGCCAACAAACAGGAGAACCTGGATAAGGCGATCGTTAAAATACGCGAAGCAGCCGCTAAAGGCGCACAGATAGTGTGTTTGCAGGAACTGTTTACATCGTTGTATTTCTGCGATGTGGAAGATTATGATAACTTCAAACTGGCAGAAGCCATCCCTGGCGAAAGCACGGATGCATTAAGCAAAGTAGCTGCCGAGCTGGGTGTAGTGATTATTGCTTCTCTGTTTGAGAAAAGAGCACAGGGCCTGTATCACAATACTACTGCCGTGCTGGATGCCGATGGCAAATATCTCGGTAAATACCGTAAAATGCACATCCCCGATGACCCGGCTTATTACGAGAAGTTTTACTTCACGCCTGGCGATCTGGGGTATAAAGTATTCAAAACCAAATTTGCTACCATAGGAGTTCTTATTTGCTGGGATCAGTGGTATCCGGAAGCTTCCCGTATCACTGCCCTGATGGGAGCCGAAATTCTGTTTTATCCTACTGCTATTGGCTGGGCTACTTCGCAAGACGAAGCCACCAATGTGGAGCAATACAACGCCTGGCAAACTATTCAGCGCAGTCATGCTGTAGCCAATGGCGTACACGTAGTAAGCGTAAACAGGGTAGGGTTTGAGCAGGATGGTTTGATGAAGTTCTGGGGTGGTTCGTTTGTAGCCAATCCGTTTGGCAGCATTATGTATCAGGCTTCGCACGATCAGGAAGAAGTGGTGGTGCAGGAAGTGGATATTGCACAAACTGACCGCTACCGTACACACTGGCCGTTTATGCGCGACAGACGTATAGACTCGTACCAGCCTATTACCAAACGTTTTATTGATGAAGACTAA
- a CDS encoding fatty acid desaturase family protein has protein sequence MLTPKFAHVKQSFHVELKKRINEYFTTTGKSTTGGIRLFSKALFLILAITYTYIQLVFFTPGVLASVGLCILMGLLVASIGFNVMHDGGHGSFSRSTAVNKVAAVTAEILGASHFMWNMKHNVIHHAFTNIDGIDDDIDAKPFLRMTSTQKYYKMHRFQHVYFIVLYAIFHLYWVLFSDYKKYFSGKIGEMPIKKMKPVDHLTFWGFKLVHYALFFVIPIVVLGFSTWIIGFSIVSLITGFTLSIVFQLAHTVEHTEFPMPDEGGRLQDEWAVHQLKTTANFATRSKLVSWYVGGLNFQVEHHLFPKISHIHYPAINKIVKQACAEYNVVYVEYPRMSSAVISHVNFLRQMGKA, from the coding sequence ATGCTCACACCTAAGTTTGCTCATGTAAAACAGTCTTTTCATGTGGAATTGAAAAAGCGGATCAACGAGTATTTTACCACTACCGGTAAAAGCACTACGGGGGGGATCAGACTGTTTTCCAAGGCCTTGTTTTTAATTCTGGCCATTACTTACACTTACATTCAGTTAGTGTTTTTCACGCCGGGTGTGTTAGCGTCAGTAGGGTTATGCATTCTGATGGGCCTGTTAGTTGCGTCGATAGGATTTAATGTAATGCATGATGGTGGTCATGGAAGTTTCAGCAGGTCTACTGCAGTGAATAAAGTAGCCGCTGTTACAGCAGAGATATTAGGTGCCAGCCACTTTATGTGGAATATGAAGCACAACGTTATTCATCATGCCTTCACCAACATTGATGGTATTGATGATGATATTGATGCCAAACCATTCTTACGCATGACTTCTACGCAGAAGTATTACAAAATGCACCGTTTTCAGCATGTTTACTTTATAGTGTTATATGCCATCTTCCATTTGTACTGGGTGTTGTTCAGCGACTATAAAAAATATTTCAGCGGTAAAATAGGCGAAATGCCTATTAAAAAAATGAAACCCGTTGATCACCTTACTTTCTGGGGTTTTAAACTGGTGCACTATGCGCTGTTCTTTGTTATCCCTATTGTAGTGTTGGGTTTTTCTACATGGATTATCGGTTTCAGCATTGTATCATTAATAACCGGTTTTACTTTAAGTATTGTTTTCCAGCTGGCACACACGGTTGAGCATACTGAATTTCCGATGCCGGATGAAGGTGGTCGTTTACAGGATGAGTGGGCTGTTCACCAGTTAAAAACCACTGCCAACTTTGCTACCCGTAGCAAACTGGTATCCTGGTATGTAGGTGGTTTAAACTTCCAGGTAGAGCATCACCTGTTTCCTAAAATTTCGCACATACATTATCCTGCCATTAATAAGATTGTGAAACAGGCATGTGCAGAGTATAATGTGGTATATGTAGAATATCCAAGAATGTCCAGTGCTGTTATTTCTCATGTGAACTTTTTAAGACAGATGGGGAAAGCATAA
- the bshB1 gene encoding bacillithiol biosynthesis deacetylase BshB1 encodes MTKVDILAFGVHPDDVELGCSGTIIASVQQGKKVAIVDLTQGELGTRGTVETRYKEAADAARIMGVDWRENLKMEDGFFQINEANIRKVITAIRKYQPEIILCNALEDRHPDHGRSSQLVEEAAFMSGLRKIETSLDGVAQDAWRPKYVFHYIQDRYLKPDFVFDISAHMQQKIAAVQAYTTQFYTTQTADDEPQTYISTPDFLETVKARALMLGKRIGVRYAEGYLTKKMVGVTDFNSFVQETT; translated from the coding sequence ATGACAAAGGTGGATATTTTGGCGTTTGGAGTGCATCCGGACGATGTAGAATTAGGATGCAGCGGAACCATCATTGCTTCTGTACAGCAAGGTAAAAAAGTAGCCATTGTAGATTTAACACAAGGAGAATTAGGCACCCGCGGCACCGTAGAAACCCGTTATAAAGAAGCGGCCGATGCAGCACGCATTATGGGAGTGGATTGGAGAGAGAACCTGAAAATGGAAGACGGTTTTTTTCAGATCAACGAAGCCAACATTCGTAAGGTAATTACTGCGATTCGTAAATATCAGCCCGAAATTATATTATGTAATGCCCTGGAAGACCGTCACCCCGATCACGGCCGTAGCTCGCAGCTGGTAGAAGAAGCCGCATTTATGTCAGGTTTGCGTAAAATTGAAACTTCTCTCGATGGGGTTGCACAGGATGCCTGGCGCCCTAAATATGTATTCCATTATATCCAGGATCGTTACCTGAAACCCGATTTTGTGTTTGATATCTCGGCCCACATGCAGCAGAAAATTGCAGCGGTGCAGGCATATACCACGCAGTTTTATACTACACAAACCGCTGATGATGAACCACAAACGTATATTTCTACCCCCGATTTCCTGGAAACCGTTAAAGCGCGTGCGCTGATGCTGGGTAAAAGAATAGGAGTGAGGTATGCGGAGGGGTATCTGACCAAAAAAATGGTGGGAGTCACCGACTTTAATTCTTTTGTTCAGGAAACTACCTGA
- a CDS encoding DUF4294 domain-containing protein, with protein MYGRFVISFFTVALAYLPFQAHAQNGKGANDTIRVDACIEANGDTIPCSFLPPLYLYTHLTPKWRKFHAEWTRLRNAVYVTYPYAKAASSVMNEINTKLVGVTDKKQRKAIIHSREKQLKKEFADKLTQLSVYQGKVLMKLIYRQTGNNCYEIIDEYKGSFTAAFYQTVAVIFGSSLKQDYDPVGKDRAMEGIVQDVERMYGIRR; from the coding sequence ATGTATGGTCGTTTCGTAATATCTTTTTTTACAGTAGCCCTTGCATATCTGCCCTTTCAGGCACATGCACAAAACGGAAAGGGAGCTAATGACACCATCCGGGTAGACGCTTGCATTGAAGCCAACGGAGATACTATTCCCTGTTCTTTCCTTCCACCGCTTTATTTATATACGCATCTTACCCCTAAGTGGCGTAAGTTTCATGCGGAGTGGACGCGTCTGCGTAATGCCGTATATGTCACCTATCCTTATGCCAAAGCAGCTTCGTCTGTCATGAACGAAATTAACACCAAACTGGTAGGGGTCACGGATAAAAAGCAACGCAAAGCCATTATACATTCCCGCGAAAAGCAATTGAAAAAAGAGTTTGCCGATAAGTTAACCCAGCTATCTGTTTACCAGGGCAAGGTGTTAATGAAACTCATTTACCGGCAAACGGGTAATAACTGTTACGAAATCATAGATGAATACAAAGGCAGCTTCACTGCCGCATTTTACCAGACCGTAGCAGTGATATTCGGTTCCAGCCTGAAACAGGATTACGATCCGGTAGGTAAAGACCGCGCAATGGAGGGTATTGTGCAGGATGTGGAACGGATGTACGGTATAAGAAGATAA